From a region of the uncultured Draconibacterium sp. genome:
- a CDS encoding C-GCAxxG-C-C family protein, translating into MNKLHDDKQLGDKAAKLFWKDYNCAQSVILAYSDVLQVDKETVINLSCGFGGGMGRVQETCGAVSAACMIFGLANADLKDNPEKVAKTYTMFQTFHKQFTQLKGTTVCKALINCDLNTEEGQGYFKANNLKKDICEGCIRDSVKLINEIIRESHRE; encoded by the coding sequence ATGAACAAGCTTCATGACGACAAACAGCTTGGCGATAAAGCAGCAAAACTGTTTTGGAAGGATTATAATTGTGCTCAATCTGTTATATTGGCTTATTCCGATGTTCTGCAAGTAGATAAGGAAACAGTTATTAACTTATCGTGCGGATTTGGAGGCGGTATGGGCAGGGTGCAGGAGACTTGTGGTGCAGTATCAGCAGCTTGTATGATTTTTGGTTTGGCAAACGCCGATTTGAAAGATAATCCGGAAAAGGTTGCGAAGACATACACGATGTTTCAAACATTTCATAAGCAGTTTACGCAGCTAAAAGGAACAACCGTTTGTAAAGCCTTAATCAATTGTGACTTAAATACCGAAGAAGGTCAGGGTTATTTCAAAGCTAATAACCTGAAAAAGGATATCTGCGAAGGTTGTATCCGCGATTCAGTTAAGCTGATAAATGAAATAATCCGAGAATCTCACCGGGAATAA
- a CDS encoding carbon-nitrogen hydrolase family protein, giving the protein MRVAVAQIEAIKGNIEKNVENHLMWIKHAIQNKADMIVFPELSLTGYERVLAEELATNQNDNRLDEMQRLSDANGITIGVGLPTRKADNVFISMIIFQPHTERITYSKQYLYPPEEPFFTAAKNPMVLNLETEVVSPAICYEVSNDAHWEYASQNNATIYIASVLSSVAGIDAELKKLSGMARTKKLVIFMANYVGMSGGYECAGRSSVWNEKGELMGQLGNKSEGLLVYDTQTKEITTITNGEA; this is encoded by the coding sequence ATGAGAGTCGCTGTAGCACAAATTGAAGCCATAAAAGGCAACATTGAAAAAAATGTAGAAAACCACTTAATGTGGATAAAACACGCTATACAAAATAAAGCGGATATGATTGTTTTTCCTGAATTGTCGTTAACCGGCTACGAGCGTGTTTTGGCAGAGGAGCTTGCTACCAACCAGAATGATAACAGACTGGATGAAATGCAGCGGTTAAGTGATGCGAATGGCATTACAATAGGAGTCGGATTACCAACACGTAAGGCGGACAATGTTTTTATCAGCATGATTATTTTTCAACCTCATACAGAGCGGATAACCTATTCAAAACAGTATTTGTACCCACCGGAAGAACCGTTTTTTACAGCGGCCAAAAATCCGATGGTGCTGAATTTAGAAACAGAAGTGGTGTCGCCAGCAATATGCTACGAAGTATCAAATGACGCACACTGGGAGTATGCAAGCCAAAATAATGCAACAATTTATATTGCAAGCGTATTAAGCTCGGTTGCCGGAATTGATGCAGAACTCAAAAAGCTTTCAGGTATGGCCAGGACCAAAAAACTGGTAATATTTATGGCCAATTATGTTGGAATGTCAGGAGGTTACGAATGTGCCGGAAGATCATCGGTTTGGAATGAAAAAGGGGAGCTAATGGGGCAACTCGGCAATAAATCGGAAGGCTTACTAGTTTATGATACACAAACAAAGGAAATAACAACGATTACTAACGGAGAGGCATAA
- a CDS encoding biopolymer transporter ExbD: MSKFRKDDGKELPPISTASLPDIVFMLLFFFMVSTTMREVTLKVKMRIPEATELSKLEKKSLVSYIYIGEPLPSFQKTFGKAPRIQLNDQFATVDEVQDFVIAEREARDEAEQPFMVTSLKIDENTRMSIVGDVKQELRKSAALNINYSSRKKAER, encoded by the coding sequence ATGAGCAAGTTTAGAAAAGATGATGGTAAGGAATTACCTCCTATTTCAACGGCCTCGTTGCCTGACATTGTGTTCATGCTTCTGTTCTTCTTTATGGTTAGTACAACAATGCGTGAGGTAACACTAAAGGTGAAAATGCGTATTCCGGAAGCTACTGAATTGAGCAAACTGGAAAAAAAATCTTTAGTAAGTTACATTTATATTGGTGAACCTCTTCCATCGTTCCAAAAAACGTTTGGTAAGGCACCACGTATTCAGTTGAACGATCAATTCGCAACAGTTGACGAAGTACAAGATTTCGTTATTGCTGAGCGCGAAGCCAGAGATGAGGCTGAACAACCATTTATGGTTACTTCGTTGAAAATTGATGAGAATACAAGGATGAGTATTGTAGGTGATGTAAAGCAGGAGCTGCGTAAATCGGCTGCACTTAACATTAACTACTCGTCAAGAAAGAAAGCTGAAAGATAA
- a CDS encoding biopolymer transporter ExbD has protein sequence MAKKIPEIPAASLADIAFMLLIFFLVTTTMDVDSGLRRKLPQWVDPAELKDQNNEINERNIFVVLVNKNNDLLVEGDYEQIENLRERAKEFMANPYNAENLPEKEPTEVPYFGQVMVTKGVISLRNDLDTQYGTYLAVQNELVAAINELRDELAKQQFGKAYEDLEDDKQDAIRKIYPQKISEAEPKGKI, from the coding sequence ATGGCTAAGAAAATACCTGAAATACCGGCAGCATCTTTAGCAGATATTGCATTTATGTTGCTGATCTTCTTCCTGGTAACAACCACGATGGACGTTGACAGCGGTCTTCGAAGAAAACTTCCGCAATGGGTTGATCCTGCAGAATTGAAGGATCAGAATAACGAAATCAATGAAAGAAACATTTTCGTTGTGCTCGTTAACAAAAATAATGACCTGTTAGTAGAAGGTGACTACGAACAAATTGAGAACCTACGTGAAAGGGCAAAAGAATTTATGGCGAACCCATATAATGCTGAAAATTTGCCTGAGAAAGAACCAACGGAGGTACCATACTTCGGACAAGTTATGGTAACCAAAGGGGTAATTTCGTTACGAAATGACCTGGATACTCAATATGGAACCTATCTCGCTGTTCAAAACGAACTGGTTGCTGCCATTAATGAATTAAGAGACGAGTTGGCTAAACAACAGTTTGGTAAAGCATACGAAGATCTTGAAGATGACAAACAAGACGCCATCAGAAAGATCTATCCGCAGAAAATTTCTGAAGCTGAACCAAAAGGTAAAATTTAA
- a CDS encoding MotA/TolQ/ExbB proton channel family protein: protein MKRLFALIAVFGMLFFMASNVALAQEEEAAATETATEQVEQTSAAIAEEDAAAAAEEGKSLHSQMKQKFIEGDPAFMSFVLVALILGLAFAIERVLYLNLATSNTKKLLASVEEALESGGVEAAKEVCRTTRGPVASIFYQGLDRFDHGIDVVEKTVISYGGVQAGLLEKGLSWIALFIALAPMLGFMGTVIGMIGAFDAIEVAGDISPSLVAGGIKVALITTVSGLVVAIILQIFYNYCVAKIDSIINNMEDASISLLDLLVKHNMKK from the coding sequence ATGAAAAGACTATTCGCGTTAATAGCCGTATTTGGGATGCTGTTTTTTATGGCATCGAATGTAGCGCTTGCTCAGGAGGAAGAAGCAGCTGCCACGGAAACTGCTACTGAACAAGTAGAGCAAACATCTGCTGCAATAGCTGAAGAAGATGCTGCAGCCGCTGCAGAAGAAGGAAAATCACTTCACAGCCAGATGAAACAAAAATTTATTGAAGGTGATCCTGCTTTCATGAGCTTCGTATTGGTAGCCCTTATTTTAGGTCTTGCCTTTGCAATTGAAAGAGTTCTTTACCTTAACCTTGCAACCAGCAACACTAAAAAATTGTTGGCGAGTGTTGAAGAAGCATTAGAAAGTGGTGGTGTAGAGGCTGCAAAAGAAGTATGTCGTACTACTCGCGGACCTGTTGCCAGTATCTTCTACCAAGGGCTTGATCGTTTCGATCATGGTATTGATGTAGTTGAAAAAACAGTTATTTCTTACGGTGGTGTTCAAGCCGGTCTTTTGGAAAAAGGATTAAGCTGGATCGCACTTTTTATCGCTTTAGCTCCGATGCTTGGTTTCATGGGTACTGTAATCGGTATGATTGGTGCTTTCGATGCTATTGAGGTAGCTGGTGACATTAGCCCTTCTCTTGTGGCTGGTGGTATTAAAGTAGCTTTGATTACAACTGTATCAGGTCTTGTAGTTGCTATTATTCTTCAGATTTTCTACAACTATTGTGTAGCTAAAATCGATAGCATCATCAACAACATGGAAGATGCTTCTATCTCGTTGTTAGACTTATTGGTAAAACATAACATGAAAAAATAA
- a CDS encoding asparaginase — translation MTTRTAKKTSILIIYTGGTIGMVQDPKNGALRPVKFDKIQEVVPELKKFDSIIKTITFSPALDSSNMNPISWIKIAKTIERHYNTYDGFVVLHGTDTMAYTASALSYMFENLDKPIILTGSQLPIGVIRTDGKENLITAVEIAAGKVHGECLVPEVCIYFDFKLYRGNRTLKRDAELFSAFRSVNYPALAVAGIDIKYSIEFIYYPENKGILKVNTDFDDNVVILKIFPGINQNVFNSVLNTPGLKGVVLETFGSGNVPTSRWLINAIKRAIKRGIVILNVTQCQGGKVVMGQYQTSVELLNAGVVSAKDMTTEAAVTKLMFLLGQGLKPDEIKMYLNKSLRGEISE, via the coding sequence ATGACCACAAGAACTGCCAAAAAGACTTCTATATTAATAATATATACCGGCGGTACCATTGGTATGGTTCAGGATCCCAAAAATGGGGCCTTGAGACCTGTAAAGTTTGATAAAATTCAGGAAGTGGTTCCTGAGTTGAAAAAGTTTGATTCTATAATAAAGACTATCACTTTTAGTCCTGCTCTCGATTCTTCCAATATGAATCCGATTTCGTGGATTAAAATTGCAAAAACTATCGAGCGACATTATAATACATACGATGGTTTTGTTGTTTTGCACGGAACCGATACTATGGCTTATACTGCTTCTGCCTTAAGTTATATGTTCGAGAACCTGGACAAACCAATAATTTTAACCGGATCGCAACTGCCGATTGGGGTAATTCGTACCGATGGAAAAGAAAATCTGATTACGGCAGTTGAAATTGCGGCCGGAAAAGTCCATGGAGAATGCCTGGTACCCGAAGTGTGTATTTATTTTGATTTTAAATTGTACCGCGGAAATCGTACTTTAAAGCGCGATGCTGAATTGTTTAGCGCGTTTCGTTCGGTGAATTATCCGGCCTTGGCTGTGGCCGGTATCGACATAAAATATAGTATTGAGTTTATTTATTATCCTGAGAATAAAGGGATTTTAAAAGTAAATACCGATTTTGATGACAATGTAGTTATCCTGAAAATATTTCCTGGGATTAACCAAAACGTTTTTAACTCGGTGTTAAATACTCCCGGGTTGAAAGGTGTTGTTCTTGAGACCTTTGGGTCCGGAAATGTGCCTACATCGCGCTGGCTGATTAATGCTATTAAGCGGGCTATTAAACGTGGCATAGTGATATTAAATGTTACCCAGTGCCAGGGAGGAAAGGTGGTTATGGGGCAGTATCAAACAAGTGTTGAGTTACTTAATGCAGGAGTAGTTTCCGCAAAAGATATGACCACTGAAGCTGCAGTTACAAAGCTGATGTTTTTGCTCGGGCAAGGCCTAAAACCGGACGAAATCAAAATGTACCTCAATAAAAGTCTGCGCGGGGAAATTAGTGAATAG
- a CDS encoding TatD family hydrolase: protein MLIDTHSHIYSEDFIHDRDEALKRADESGIKKIILPNIDSGSIKHMLDLAGAYPNLCFPLIGLHPTSVEEDYEEELEAIEYWLQRRKFYGIGEIGIDLYWESKYEQEQKEAFRYQIRLAKKLDLPIVVHVRKSFDQTYEIVKEEQDGTLRGVFHCFSGTVEEAQKITELGFLLGIGGVVTFKNSNLDEVIKEIDPHHLVLETDSPYLAPVPKRGKRNESSYLIHVAQKVADIYRLPLTRIAEITTTNARNLFGI from the coding sequence ATGTTAATAGATACACATTCTCATATATATTCAGAAGATTTTATTCACGATCGGGACGAAGCATTAAAGCGGGCTGATGAGAGTGGAATCAAAAAAATTATTCTTCCGAACATTGATTCCGGCTCGATAAAACATATGCTTGATTTGGCAGGTGCATATCCAAATTTATGCTTTCCGCTTATTGGTTTGCATCCAACTTCGGTGGAAGAAGACTACGAAGAGGAGTTGGAGGCCATTGAATACTGGTTGCAACGACGGAAATTCTATGGGATTGGAGAGATCGGCATCGATTTGTATTGGGAAAGTAAATATGAACAGGAGCAAAAAGAGGCTTTCCGGTATCAGATACGTTTGGCAAAAAAGCTAGATTTGCCGATTGTCGTGCATGTACGCAAGTCTTTCGATCAGACCTACGAAATTGTAAAGGAGGAGCAAGACGGAACATTGCGTGGAGTCTTTCATTGTTTTAGCGGAACGGTGGAGGAAGCACAAAAAATTACAGAACTGGGATTTTTGCTCGGTATTGGCGGAGTCGTTACGTTTAAAAACAGCAACCTTGACGAAGTAATTAAAGAAATCGATCCGCATCACCTTGTTCTCGAAACCGATTCGCCTTACTTGGCGCCGGTTCCTAAAAGAGGTAAACGCAACGAGAGTTCCTATCTTATTCATGTGGCACAGAAAGTGGCTGATATATATCGCTTACCCCTTACTCGCATTGCCGAAATAACTACAACCAATGCCCGTAATTTATTCGGAATTTGA
- the gdhA gene encoding NADP-specific glutamate dehydrogenase, with protein MKTDINEFIANLEHRTPGENEFHQAVEEVIGSVWDFYEKNPRYQRAKILERMVEPERVIMFRVPWVDDRGEVQINRGYRVEFNSALGPYKGGLRFHASVTLSILKFLGFEQTFKNSLTTLPMGGGKGGSDFSPKGKSDGEIMRFCQSFMTELYRHIGPHTDVPAGDIGVGGREIGYLFGQYKRIKNEFTGVLTGKGLAWGGSLIRPEATGFGAVYFAQHMLHRIGKDIDGQTISVSGFGNVAWGAISKINELGGKVVTISGPDGYIYDKNGISGDKVEYLLELRATNNDIVSPYAEEFDAEFVAGKRPWEVPVDLAMPCATENEVGLEDAKELAKNGCKLLAEASNMGCTADAVDFLGEAIDYAPGKAVNAGGVAVSGLEMSQNSMRINWPREEVDERLKGIMKAIHETCVSYGSKGNKVDYVKGANVGGFVKVAEAMLAQGVV; from the coding sequence ATGAAAACAGATATAAATGAATTCATCGCGAATTTAGAGCACAGGACTCCGGGGGAAAATGAATTTCACCAGGCGGTAGAAGAAGTAATTGGTTCGGTTTGGGATTTTTACGAAAAGAATCCGCGTTACCAACGTGCTAAAATTTTGGAACGTATGGTTGAGCCCGAGCGGGTAATTATGTTCCGTGTGCCTTGGGTCGACGATCGGGGAGAGGTACAAATCAACCGAGGATACCGTGTTGAGTTTAACTCTGCATTGGGCCCCTACAAAGGAGGTTTGCGATTTCATGCCAGTGTTACTCTGAGTATTTTAAAGTTTTTAGGGTTTGAACAAACTTTTAAGAATAGCCTTACCACCTTGCCAATGGGCGGAGGAAAAGGCGGCTCAGATTTTAGTCCAAAAGGAAAAAGCGATGGTGAGATCATGCGGTTTTGCCAGAGTTTTATGACAGAGTTGTATCGCCACATTGGGCCACATACCGATGTCCCTGCTGGTGATATTGGCGTAGGCGGACGTGAAATTGGCTACTTGTTTGGACAATATAAAAGGATTAAAAACGAATTCACCGGAGTATTAACCGGAAAAGGTTTGGCCTGGGGCGGTAGTTTAATTCGTCCGGAAGCAACAGGTTTTGGTGCAGTATATTTTGCACAGCACATGTTGCACCGAATTGGAAAAGACATCGATGGTCAAACAATTTCGGTATCGGGATTTGGAAACGTTGCTTGGGGAGCCATCTCAAAAATTAATGAGCTTGGCGGAAAGGTGGTTACCATTTCAGGGCCTGATGGCTATATCTACGATAAAAATGGAATTAGTGGCGATAAAGTGGAGTACCTGCTTGAGTTACGAGCTACAAATAATGACATTGTTTCTCCGTATGCCGAAGAATTCGATGCCGAGTTTGTTGCCGGGAAACGCCCTTGGGAAGTGCCGGTTGACTTGGCAATGCCTTGTGCTACTGAAAACGAAGTTGGCCTGGAGGATGCAAAAGAATTGGCTAAAAATGGTTGTAAACTGTTGGCCGAAGCATCGAATATGGGATGTACTGCTGATGCGGTTGACTTTTTAGGCGAAGCAATAGATTATGCTCCGGGCAAAGCTGTAAATGCCGGTGGCGTCGCCGTCTCCGGATTGGAGATGTCGCAAAACAGCATGCGAATTAACTGGCCGCGCGAAGAAGTAGACGAGCGATTAAAGGGAATTATGAAAGCAATTCACGAAACTTGCGTAAGTTACGGCTCGAAAGGAAATAAGGTTGACTATGTGAAAGGTGCTAACGTAGGCGGTTTTGTTAAGGTAGCCGAAGCGATGCTGGCACAGGGAGTTGTATAG
- the groL gene encoding chaperonin GroEL (60 kDa chaperone family; promotes refolding of misfolded polypeptides especially under stressful conditions; forms two stacked rings of heptamers to form a barrel-shaped 14mer; ends can be capped by GroES; misfolded proteins enter the barrel where they are refolded when GroES binds), with protein MAKEIKFDIEARDLLKSGVDQLANAVKVTLGPKGRNVVIEKKFGAPQITKDGVTVAKEIELSDAYENMGAQMVKEVASKTGDDAGDGTTTATVLAQSIVNVGLKNVTAGANPMDLKRGIDKAVEAVVTSIKEQAQTIGDDYAKIESVAKISANNDAVIGSLIAEAMKKVHKEGVITIEEAKGTDTYVDVVEGMQFDRGYLSPYFVTDAEKMVAELDNPYILIHDKKISTMKDLLPVLEATAQTGRPLMIISEDVDGEALATLVVNRLRGSLKVCAVKAPGFGDRRKEMLEDIAILTGGTVITEEKGMKLEQATIDMLGQCEKITVDKENTTVVNGAGAQEAIAARVNQIKTQMETTTSDYDKEKLQERLAKLAGGVAVIYVGAASEVEMKEKKDRVDDALHATRAAVEEGIVPGGGVAFVRAIAALEDLKGENDDETTGVEIVKRAIEEPLRQIVANAGKEGAVIVQNVKDGEGDYGYNARIDEYQKLYEAGVIDPAKVTRVALENAASIAGMFLTTETVIVEIKEDAPAMPMGAPGMGGMGGMM; from the coding sequence ATGGCTAAAGAAATTAAATTCGATATTGAAGCACGCGATTTGCTTAAGAGTGGTGTTGATCAACTGGCTAACGCTGTAAAAGTTACTTTAGGACCAAAAGGTCGTAATGTAGTAATCGAGAAAAAATTTGGTGCACCACAAATTACTAAAGACGGTGTAACTGTTGCAAAAGAAATTGAGTTAAGCGACGCATACGAAAATATGGGCGCACAAATGGTTAAAGAAGTAGCTTCTAAAACCGGTGATGACGCTGGTGATGGTACGACTACTGCAACTGTTTTGGCACAATCGATTGTTAATGTTGGTTTGAAAAACGTAACTGCAGGTGCAAATCCAATGGACCTGAAACGTGGTATCGACAAAGCTGTTGAAGCTGTTGTTACAAGCATTAAGGAGCAGGCTCAAACAATTGGTGACGACTACGCAAAAATCGAATCAGTAGCAAAAATCTCTGCTAACAACGATGCAGTTATCGGTTCGTTGATTGCAGAGGCAATGAAAAAAGTTCATAAAGAAGGTGTTATCACAATTGAAGAAGCAAAAGGTACTGACACTTACGTTGATGTAGTTGAAGGTATGCAATTCGACCGTGGTTACCTTTCTCCATATTTTGTAACCGATGCAGAAAAAATGGTTGCAGAATTGGATAATCCATATATTCTGATCCACGACAAAAAGATCAGTACAATGAAAGACCTTCTTCCGGTATTGGAAGCTACAGCTCAAACAGGTCGTCCGTTAATGATCATTTCTGAAGATGTAGATGGCGAAGCATTGGCAACTTTGGTTGTTAACCGTTTGCGTGGTTCGTTAAAAGTATGTGCTGTTAAAGCACCTGGTTTTGGCGATCGCCGAAAAGAAATGTTGGAAGACATTGCAATCCTGACTGGTGGAACAGTGATTACGGAAGAAAAAGGTATGAAACTGGAACAAGCTACAATTGATATGTTAGGCCAGTGCGAAAAAATTACTGTTGACAAAGAAAATACAACAGTAGTTAATGGTGCCGGAGCACAAGAAGCTATTGCTGCTCGTGTTAACCAAATTAAAACTCAGATGGAAACAACAACTTCTGATTACGACAAAGAAAAACTGCAGGAGCGTCTGGCAAAATTAGCCGGTGGTGTTGCTGTTATCTATGTTGGTGCTGCTTCAGAAGTAGAAATGAAAGAGAAAAAAGACCGCGTAGACGATGCATTGCACGCAACTCGTGCAGCTGTTGAAGAAGGAATTGTTCCTGGTGGAGGTGTTGCTTTTGTTCGTGCAATTGCTGCATTAGAAGACCTGAAAGGAGAAAACGATGACGAAACAACAGGTGTTGAAATAGTTAAACGTGCCATCGAAGAGCCATTGCGTCAGATCGTAGCAAACGCTGGTAAAGAAGGTGCCGTTATTGTTCAAAACGTAAAAGACGGAGAAGGCGACTATGGTTACAACGCTCGCATTGATGAGTACCAGAAACTTTACGAAGCCGGTGTTATTGATCCTGCAAAAGTAACTCGTGTTGCGCTTGAAAACGCTGCTTCAATTGCCGGTATGTTCTTAACTACTGAAACTGTAATTGTTGAGATTAAAGAAGATGCTCCTGCAATGCCAATGGGTGCTCCTGGCATGGGCGGCATGGGTGGTATGATGTAA
- a CDS encoding co-chaperone GroES, producing MADLKGKILAGKILVQPQEAEEKTVSGIIIPDSAKEKPQVGTVVLVGADKKDEPMELKVGDIVFYGKYSGTELNIDGVDYLLMSQSDVLYIN from the coding sequence ATGGCAGATTTAAAAGGTAAAATTCTTGCTGGCAAGATCCTGGTTCAACCACAGGAAGCAGAAGAAAAAACAGTGAGTGGAATCATTATTCCTGATTCGGCAAAGGAAAAACCACAGGTTGGTACTGTAGTATTGGTAGGCGCTGATAAAAAAGATGAGCCAATGGAATTAAAAGTTGGTGATATTGTTTTTTACGGTAAATACTCAGGTACTGAATTGAACATTGATGGAGTAGATTATTTATTGATGTCGCAATCTGACGTTTTATACATTAACTAA